Proteins from a single region of Sphingomonas swuensis:
- the serS gene encoding serine--tRNA ligase yields the protein MLDLAFIRQNRDLVARAAADKNVAVDLDRLLMLDGEVRSAKTEVDKLRAERNAISAGFKSAAPEEKAELGRRAKEAGARATELETNAAAADAELRGLLLQIPNIPFAGSPVGPDEDSNVVVRTEGIVPDFGFTPRDHVELTEMNGWADLSRIVQVAGSRQYCLKGRLAILETVLMSWALQKIAAHGFTPITVPALARGEAFERQGMFPGAEDEVYALEKDSLFLAGTAEVALTSLHSGEILDLSNGPVLYAGYSPCFRREAGSAGRDVRGLLRVHQFLKVEQYVICEADEAVSAEWHAKLLALAEELLTDLEIPYQVIETSTGDMGLGKYRMNDIESWVPSLGKYRETHSCSTLHDWQARRANLRYRDKDGKVRFAHTLNNTALASPRILVPLLENHQTEDGRVRLPKALQPLMGGEWL from the coding sequence ATGCTGGACCTCGCCTTCATCCGCCAGAACCGCGACCTCGTCGCCCGCGCCGCCGCCGACAAGAATGTCGCGGTCGACCTCGACCGGTTGCTCATGCTCGACGGCGAGGTTCGCTCGGCCAAGACCGAGGTCGACAAGCTCCGGGCCGAGCGCAACGCCATTTCGGCCGGTTTCAAGAGCGCCGCTCCGGAGGAGAAGGCCGAGCTTGGACGCCGGGCAAAGGAGGCGGGCGCCCGCGCGACCGAGCTCGAGACCAATGCCGCCGCCGCCGATGCGGAGCTTCGCGGGCTGCTCCTGCAGATCCCCAACATTCCCTTCGCCGGCTCGCCTGTCGGGCCCGACGAGGACAGCAATGTCGTCGTCCGCACCGAGGGCATCGTTCCCGACTTCGGCTTCACTCCGCGCGACCATGTCGAACTCACCGAGATGAACGGCTGGGCCGACCTCAGCCGCATCGTCCAGGTCGCCGGAAGCCGCCAATATTGCCTCAAGGGCCGGCTCGCGATCCTCGAGACCGTCCTGATGAGCTGGGCGCTTCAGAAGATCGCCGCCCACGGCTTCACCCCGATCACGGTTCCCGCGCTCGCCCGCGGCGAGGCGTTCGAGCGCCAGGGCATGTTCCCCGGCGCCGAGGACGAGGTCTATGCCCTCGAAAAGGACTCGCTGTTCCTCGCCGGCACCGCCGAGGTCGCGCTAACCTCGCTCCACTCGGGCGAGATCCTCGACCTGTCGAACGGCCCTGTCCTCTACGCCGGCTACTCCCCCTGCTTCCGCCGCGAGGCCGGCAGCGCCGGGCGCGACGTCCGCGGCTTGCTCCGGGTCCACCAGTTCCTCAAGGTCGAGCAATATGTAATCTGCGAGGCCGACGAGGCGGTCTCCGCCGAATGGCACGCCAAGCTGCTCGCGCTCGCCGAGGAGCTGCTGACCGATCTCGAGATCCCCTATCAGGTGATCGAAACTTCGACCGGCGACATGGGGCTCGGCAAGTATCGCATGAATGACATCGAGAGCTGGGTGCCCAGCCTCGGCAAGTATCGCGAGACGCACAGCTGCTCGACCCTGCATGACTGGCAGGCCCGCCGCGCCAACCTTCGCTACCGCGACAAGGACGGCAAGGTCCGCTTCGCCCACACCCTCAACAACACCGCGCTCGCCAGCCCGCGGATTCTCGTCCCGCTGCTCGAGAACCACCAGACCGAGGATGGACGGGTCCGCCTGCCCAAGGCCCTGCAGCCGCTGATGGGCGGGGAGTGGCTCTGA
- a CDS encoding DUF4142 domain-containing protein, which produces MRALIPLALVASLGGLGLSGCATTGAMDLTPEAAPAFVALAASTDRFEIESSRLALQRSRDPMIRMHAEMMIRDHGQTSAQLASAATSAGLAVPGEMLPMHSAMLAELTSAAAFDPAYRGQQLTSHQQALSLHQNYARNGSVPALRGAAASAVPVVRMHLDHLRRM; this is translated from the coding sequence ATGCGTGCTCTCATTCCTCTTGCCCTGGTGGCGTCGCTGGGCGGTCTTGGCCTGTCGGGCTGTGCGACGACCGGCGCGATGGACCTTACTCCCGAAGCGGCGCCGGCCTTCGTTGCATTAGCGGCGTCGACCGACCGCTTCGAGATCGAGAGCAGCCGGCTGGCGCTGCAACGCAGCCGCGACCCGATGATCCGGATGCACGCCGAGATGATGATCCGCGACCATGGCCAGACGAGCGCGCAACTCGCCTCGGCGGCGACGAGTGCGGGGCTGGCGGTGCCAGGCGAGATGCTGCCGATGCATTCCGCGATGCTGGCGGAGCTGACCTCCGCGGCGGCCTTCGATCCGGCCTATCGCGGACAGCAGCTGACGAGCCACCAGCAGGCGCTTTCGCTTCACCAGAATTATGCGCGCAACGGCTCGGTGCCGGCGCTTCGCGGCGCGGCGGCGAGCGCGGTGCCGGTGGTCCGCATGCACCTCGACCACCTGCGGCGGATGTAG
- a CDS encoding hotdog fold thioesterase, with the protein MSIWHHDEIDLEAVSRMGEATMPGHLGIRITARGENWLEATMPVDHRTHQPFGRLHGGASVALAETVASMAGALTIDTAQKVVVGLEINANHLRPVREGLVTARATAEAIGRTTQVWTIRISDERGKLVCLSRITLAVIPAERG; encoded by the coding sequence ATGAGTATCTGGCATCACGACGAAATCGACCTCGAGGCCGTGTCGCGGATGGGCGAGGCGACCATGCCCGGTCATCTCGGGATCCGCATCACCGCGCGGGGCGAGAACTGGCTCGAGGCGACCATGCCGGTCGACCACCGCACCCACCAGCCGTTCGGGCGGCTCCATGGCGGGGCGAGCGTGGCGCTGGCCGAGACGGTGGCGAGCATGGCCGGGGCGCTGACGATCGACACCGCGCAGAAGGTGGTGGTCGGGCTCGAGATCAACGCCAACCACCTGCGCCCGGTGCGCGAGGGGCTGGTTACGGCTCGGGCGACGGCCGAGGCGATCGGGCGGACGACGCAGGTGTGGACGATCCGGATCAGCGACGAGCGGGGCAAGCTCGTCTGCCTGTCGCGGATCACGCTGGCGGTGATCCCGGCCGAGCGCGGCTAG
- a CDS encoding DOPA 4,5-dioxygenase family protein, whose translation MNEPADFHVHLYFDEAEVDLARAVAAEVASCFGASVGHFHTRPVGPHPRGSVQLTVAPERFGAVACWLPLHRRGLTVFAHPSTGDDRSDHTSHVIWFGPSEPLKTQMFE comes from the coding sequence ATGAACGAGCCCGCCGATTTCCACGTTCACCTCTATTTTGACGAGGCCGAGGTCGATCTCGCCCGAGCCGTCGCCGCAGAGGTCGCGAGCTGCTTCGGAGCGTCGGTCGGCCACTTCCATACCCGCCCGGTCGGCCCGCATCCGCGCGGCTCGGTCCAGCTGACGGTCGCCCCCGAGCGCTTCGGCGCGGTCGCCTGCTGGCTCCCGCTCCACCGCCGCGGCCTGACCGTCTTCGCGCATCCTTCGACCGGCGACGACCGTTCGGACCACACTTCCCATGTCATCTGGTTCGGTCCGAGCGAGCCGCTCAAGACCCAGATGTTCGAATAG
- a CDS encoding alpha/beta hydrolase, with protein MALSRADHLAPPGYRRLSEALSLAPRLLNGFGHLGPRGPADGPPALVIPGFVATDRTTLELRRAFAAGGFRTYPWALGLNRGARADTLDRLERRLLEIGGGAPVLVVGWSLGGLFARELARHRPDLVSAAVSLGSPFSGDLRANNVWRLYEWVAGHPVDNPPLPRICDKPPVPTLALWSRGDGIIAPACARGQPHESDEAVELASNHMGFGVSRPVTRKVVETTLRFLAERDLPRP; from the coding sequence GTGGCTCTGAGCAGGGCCGACCATCTCGCCCCGCCGGGCTACCGCCGGCTGAGCGAGGCGCTGAGCCTCGCCCCCCGCCTGCTCAACGGCTTTGGCCACCTCGGCCCGCGCGGCCCAGCGGACGGTCCGCCCGCCCTCGTCATCCCCGGTTTCGTCGCCACCGACCGGACCACGCTGGAGCTTCGCCGCGCCTTCGCTGCGGGCGGCTTCCGGACCTACCCCTGGGCGCTCGGCCTCAACCGCGGCGCGCGCGCCGACACGCTCGACCGGCTCGAGCGGCGGCTGCTCGAGATCGGCGGCGGCGCCCCGGTGCTGGTCGTCGGCTGGAGCCTCGGCGGCCTGTTCGCGCGCGAGCTCGCCCGTCACCGGCCCGATCTCGTCTCGGCCGCCGTCTCGCTCGGATCACCCTTCTCGGGCGACCTTCGCGCCAACAACGTCTGGCGCCTCTACGAGTGGGTCGCCGGGCATCCGGTCGACAATCCGCCGCTCCCGAGGATCTGCGACAAGCCGCCCGTCCCGACCCTCGCCCTCTGGTCGCGCGGCGACGGGATCATCGCGCCCGCCTGCGCCCGCGGCCAGCCGCACGAGAGTGACGAGGCGGTCGAACTCGCCTCCAACCACATGGGCTTCGGAGTCTCGCGCCCGGTAACCCGCAAGGTCGTCGAAACGACCCTGCGCTTCCTCGCCGAGCGGGACCTGCCCCGGCCCTAG
- a CDS encoding DUF2585 family protein, whose translation MKASIRPLGAALLVVLGAAAILFLMGRPPLYRGGLIELWGPVGPKQSQMLFDWYSASHLVHGFLFYGLLHLAAKKMKWERRLVLATIVEAAWELVENSPVIIDRYREVTIALGYRGDTILNSVSDILLMMVGFLVARRVPVWASVMIVLVLELVPLAIIRDNLTLNVWMLLAPSDALRQWQAG comes from the coding sequence GTGAAAGCCTCCATTCGCCCGCTCGGGGCCGCGCTCCTCGTCGTCCTCGGCGCGGCGGCGATCCTCTTCCTGATGGGCCGACCTCCGCTCTACCGCGGCGGGCTGATCGAATTGTGGGGTCCGGTCGGCCCCAAGCAGAGCCAGATGCTGTTCGACTGGTACAGCGCCAGCCATCTCGTCCATGGCTTCCTCTTCTACGGCCTGCTCCACCTCGCCGCGAAGAAGATGAAGTGGGAGCGCCGGCTGGTCCTCGCCACCATTGTCGAAGCCGCCTGGGAGCTGGTCGAGAACTCGCCGGTGATCATCGACCGCTACCGCGAGGTCACCATCGCGCTCGGCTATCGCGGCGACACGATCCTCAATTCGGTCAGCGACATCCTGCTGATGATGGTCGGCTTCCTCGTCGCCCGGCGCGTTCCGGTCTGGGCAAGCGTGATGATCGTGCTGGTGCTCGAACTCGTGCCGCTGGCGATCATCCGCGACAATCTGACGCTGAATGTCTGGATGCTGCTCGCGCCGAGCGACGCGCTGCGTCAGTGGCAGGCCGGCTAG
- a CDS encoding CrcB family protein, giving the protein MGAERLGWSDRRNRGRGHHRRRASRLAQAQGSGRGGGALNALLVFVGGGGGALLRWWLGGQVRAPFGILAVNVVGCLAMGLLAGWLLRTGGNEQARLLLGVGLLGGFTTMSAFALDSVELWSRSPLTALCYAAATLGGSLAAVALGLLLTR; this is encoded by the coding sequence CTGGGCGCTGAACGCCTTGGGTGGAGCGATCGTCGGAATCGTGGTCGGGGCCATCATCGTCGTCGCGCTTCACGCCTTGCCCAAGCGCAAGGCTCCGGCCGAGGTGGCGGCGCACTGAACGCACTGCTGGTCTTCGTCGGGGGCGGTGGCGGAGCGCTGCTCCGCTGGTGGCTCGGTGGGCAGGTCCGGGCGCCGTTCGGGATCCTCGCGGTCAACGTCGTCGGCTGCCTTGCGATGGGACTGCTCGCCGGCTGGCTGCTTCGCACCGGCGGCAACGAGCAGGCTCGCCTGCTGCTGGGCGTGGGGCTGCTCGGCGGTTTCACCACCATGAGCGCCTTCGCGCTCGACAGCGTCGAACTGTGGAGCCGCTCGCCACTGACCGCGCTCTGCTATGCCGCCGCGACCCTCGGGGGATCGCTCGCGGCGGTCGCGCTGGGGCTGCTGCTGACGCGCTAG
- a CDS encoding phenylalanine 4-monooxygenase, whose product MFKDFTDPNRAEQDGWRGYVVDQGWAGFNAEEHETWDILYQRQTKLLEGRIVSPFFDGLAALGLGEGGIPELMGLNRRLHPLTGWRCVAVAGLVPDAAFFAMLAQRVFPIGNFIRSRAQLDYLEEPDCFHDIYGHVPMLAHRGLADAMARFAAEGCRAIAAGRGDAVARLYWHTVEFGLAREEGELRILGAGLASSFGEAAKSLEDPGIERRRFTVEAAAATPYRHDAMQPLYLVADSLDEAVEALATAAL is encoded by the coding sequence ATGTTCAAGGATTTCACCGACCCCAACCGCGCCGAGCAGGACGGCTGGCGCGGTTATGTCGTCGACCAGGGCTGGGCCGGCTTCAACGCCGAGGAGCATGAGACGTGGGACATCCTCTACCAGCGGCAGACGAAGCTGCTCGAGGGACGGATCGTCTCGCCCTTCTTCGACGGGCTGGCGGCGCTCGGGCTGGGCGAGGGCGGAATTCCCGAGCTTATGGGGTTGAACCGGCGGCTCCACCCGCTGACCGGCTGGCGCTGCGTCGCGGTCGCCGGGCTTGTGCCGGACGCGGCCTTCTTCGCGATGCTCGCCCAGCGCGTCTTCCCGATCGGCAACTTCATCCGCAGCCGGGCGCAACTCGATTACCTCGAGGAGCCCGACTGCTTCCACGACATTTACGGCCATGTGCCGATGCTGGCGCATCGCGGGCTTGCCGATGCGATGGCGCGGTTCGCGGCGGAGGGCTGCCGTGCCATCGCGGCCGGGCGCGGCGACGCGGTGGCGCGGCTCTATTGGCATACGGTCGAGTTCGGGCTGGCCCGCGAGGAGGGCGAGCTCCGAATTCTCGGCGCCGGGCTGGCCTCGAGCTTCGGCGAGGCAGCGAAGAGCCTTGAGGATCCGGGGATCGAGCGACGGCGCTTCACTGTCGAGGCGGCGGCGGCGACGCCCTACCGGCACGACGCGATGCAGCCGCTCTACTTGGTTGCGGACTCGCTGGACGAGGCGGTCGAAGCGCTGGCCACGGCTGCGCTTTGA
- a CDS encoding DUF808 domain-containing protein: MPSGLIALLDDVATLTKLAASSMDDIGAAVGKAGSKAAGVVIDDTAVTPRYVTGLSPDRELPIIGKIAIGSLKNKLLIILPVILLLSWAGERFGIDIITPLLMIGGAYLCFEGAEKLWEKVAGHHEAEAELMECDEPAELEKRQVAGAIRTDFILSAEIMVIALAALELSAFWLEAVVLAVVGIVITVLVYGTVAIIVKLDDIGLHMAARGGPGAGFGRAMVRGVPKLLAALSVIGTAAMLWVGGQILLHGMEVLHIGEALPHLVHDLAAKGAAAIGFWTGLWNWALNALGGAIVGIVVGAIIVVALHALPKRKAPAEVAAH; the protein is encoded by the coding sequence ATGCCCTCCGGCCTGATCGCACTGCTCGACGACGTCGCCACCCTGACCAAGCTCGCCGCCTCGAGCATGGACGATATCGGCGCGGCGGTGGGCAAGGCCGGGTCCAAGGCGGCCGGCGTGGTTATCGACGACACGGCGGTGACCCCGCGCTACGTCACCGGGCTCAGCCCGGACCGTGAGCTTCCGATCATCGGCAAGATCGCGATCGGGAGCCTCAAGAACAAATTGCTGATCATCCTTCCGGTGATCCTGCTGTTGTCATGGGCCGGAGAGCGGTTCGGCATCGACATCATCACACCGCTGCTGATGATCGGCGGTGCCTATCTCTGCTTCGAAGGCGCGGAGAAACTGTGGGAGAAGGTCGCCGGTCATCACGAGGCGGAAGCCGAGCTGATGGAGTGCGACGAACCGGCCGAGCTGGAGAAAAGGCAGGTCGCAGGCGCAATTCGGACCGACTTCATCCTGTCGGCCGAGATCATGGTCATCGCGCTTGCCGCGCTGGAGCTCAGCGCCTTCTGGCTTGAGGCGGTGGTGCTTGCGGTGGTCGGCATCGTCATCACGGTCCTGGTCTATGGAACAGTGGCGATCATCGTGAAGCTGGACGACATCGGCCTGCACATGGCGGCGCGCGGAGGCCCGGGTGCGGGCTTCGGCCGAGCCATGGTGCGCGGCGTTCCCAAGTTGCTCGCAGCATTGTCGGTGATCGGCACGGCGGCCATGCTGTGGGTTGGTGGACAGATCCTCCTCCACGGCATGGAAGTGCTGCATATCGGCGAAGCTCTTCCGCACCTTGTCCACGACCTTGCGGCCAAGGGCGCCGCGGCGATCGGCTTCTGGACCGGATTGTGGAACTGGGCGCTGAACGCCTTGGGTGGAGCGATCGTCGGAATCGTGGTCGGGGCCATCATCGTCGTCGCGCTTCACGCCTTGCCCAAGCGCAAGGCTCCGGCCGAGGTGGCGGCGCACTGA
- a CDS encoding acyloxyacyl hydrolase — protein sequence MRLLLGIALAVLVPASASASELFTGVHAHAVNTPLSLESDLEGGTDLSLGIRGDRIGRTPLQPYAFVSVNTAGDTNFAAAGLSARFGRQIYIRPGIGIAVHSGSAANSNRPDRIAFGSRVLFEPELAVGAALNDRLSLEASWVHFSHGQIFGKQNPGIDNIGVRLNLKL from the coding sequence ATGCGTCTTCTCCTCGGCATCGCCCTCGCTGTTCTCGTCCCGGCTTCGGCCTCGGCGAGCGAGCTGTTCACCGGCGTCCACGCGCATGCGGTCAACACTCCGCTCAGCCTCGAAAGCGACCTCGAGGGGGGAACCGATCTCAGCCTCGGCATCCGCGGCGACCGCATCGGCCGGACCCCGCTCCAGCCCTACGCCTTCGTCTCGGTCAACACTGCGGGCGACACCAACTTCGCAGCCGCCGGCCTGTCCGCCCGTTTCGGTCGCCAGATCTACATTCGGCCAGGCATCGGGATCGCGGTCCACAGCGGCTCGGCCGCCAATAGCAACCGCCCAGACCGGATCGCCTTCGGCAGCCGGGTGCTGTTCGAGCCCGAGCTTGCGGTCGGCGCTGCGCTCAACGACCGCCTCAGCCTCGAGGCGAGCTGGGTCCATTTCAGCCACGGTCAGATCTTCGGCAAGCAGAACCCCGGGATCGACAACATCGGCGTCCGCCTGAATCTCAAGCTCTAG
- the dmeF gene encoding CDF family Co(II)/Ni(II) efflux transporter DmeF, with the protein MDTHSHDFLGEAHDRNARRTRWVVLLSAVMMVAEIVAGTITGSMALVADGWHMATHTLALGVSALAYSFARRRSSDSAYSWGTGKVGSLAGFASALGLVAVAFGILYESGTRFFEARTVDYGEALVVAVIGLLVNLASALLLGHGHDHHDREHAHDHHHDHNFRSAYLHVLADALTSVMAIAALAAGWWFGVSWLDPLVGIVGALVILQWSRGLLSETAAVLLDRVPDQSLCDELRRRIEGPGDIAVRDWHLWTVGPGRYAAIVSASGADAAEIRRRLGPDPRIAHLTIECQ; encoded by the coding sequence ATGGACACGCACTCGCACGACTTCCTCGGAGAGGCCCACGACCGCAACGCCCGGCGCACCCGCTGGGTCGTGCTGCTGTCGGCGGTGATGATGGTCGCCGAGATCGTCGCGGGCACCATCACCGGATCGATGGCGCTGGTCGCCGACGGCTGGCACATGGCCACCCATACGCTGGCGCTCGGGGTCAGCGCACTTGCCTATTCCTTCGCGCGCCGCCGTTCGAGCGACAGCGCCTACAGCTGGGGTACCGGCAAGGTCGGGAGCCTCGCCGGTTTCGCCAGCGCGCTCGGACTGGTCGCGGTCGCCTTCGGCATCCTCTACGAAAGCGGCACCCGCTTCTTCGAGGCGCGCACCGTCGATTATGGCGAAGCGCTCGTGGTCGCGGTCATCGGCCTGCTGGTCAATCTCGCCAGCGCCCTGCTCCTTGGTCATGGCCACGATCACCACGATCGGGAACATGCCCACGACCACCATCACGATCATAATTTCCGCTCGGCCTATCTCCACGTCCTCGCCGACGCGCTGACCAGCGTCATGGCGATCGCCGCGCTTGCCGCGGGCTGGTGGTTCGGGGTGAGCTGGCTCGACCCGCTGGTCGGGATCGTCGGCGCGCTCGTCATCCTCCAGTGGAGCCGCGGCCTCCTCTCCGAAACCGCCGCGGTCCTCCTCGATCGTGTTCCCGACCAGTCGCTGTGCGACGAGCTCCGCCGCCGGATCGAAGGGCCCGGCGACATCGCCGTCCGCGACTGGCACCTGTGGACCGTCGGACCCGGCCGCTATGCCGCGATCGTCTCGGCGAGCGGGGCGGACGCCGCCGAAATCCGCCGTCGCCTCGGGCCCGACCCCCGGATCGCCCACCTCACCATCGAATGCCAGTAA
- a CDS encoding magnesium transporter CorA family protein, translating to MLRAYGPDCDGSVITATGTIPAGATWIDLEEPTREEEQLVEQSLGFAVPTRDDMVEIEPSSRLYERSGALVMTVSVLFGVQEGDPQSEPISFMLKGGKLVTVRYVTPKPWLAFSREARVEAGLVKDATTALTRLLDAIVDRLADELEDAAAEIERLSRETFRGGVRGDYERIPTKQLETVLHRIGQVQSLIAKIRVTAVSTARALSFLAASDRLHLPECERTRDLISSLSTDVAALIDHSAFQASQLTFLLDASLGLISIEQNAAMKLFSWVAIVFLPPTLVAGIFGMNFHYMPELDEVWGYPASLALMLVSAVLPLWILKRKGWI from the coding sequence ATGCTGCGCGCCTACGGTCCCGATTGCGATGGTTCGGTCATCACCGCGACGGGGACGATCCCCGCGGGCGCGACCTGGATCGACCTCGAGGAGCCGACCCGCGAGGAGGAGCAATTGGTCGAGCAGTCGCTCGGCTTCGCGGTCCCGACCCGCGACGACATGGTCGAGATCGAGCCCTCGAGCCGGCTCTACGAGCGGAGCGGGGCGCTGGTGATGACGGTCAGCGTTCTGTTCGGGGTGCAGGAAGGCGACCCTCAGAGCGAGCCGATCAGCTTCATGCTCAAGGGCGGCAAGCTGGTGACGGTGCGCTACGTCACCCCCAAGCCATGGCTCGCCTTCAGCCGCGAGGCGCGGGTCGAGGCCGGGCTGGTCAAGGACGCGACCACCGCGCTGACCCGGCTGCTGGACGCGATCGTCGACCGGCTGGCGGACGAACTGGAAGATGCGGCGGCGGAGATCGAGCGACTGTCGCGCGAGACTTTCCGCGGCGGGGTGCGCGGCGACTATGAGCGGATTCCCACCAAGCAGCTCGAGACGGTGCTGCACCGGATCGGGCAGGTGCAGTCGCTGATCGCGAAGATCAGGGTGACGGCCGTGAGTACCGCCCGGGCGCTGAGCTTCCTCGCGGCATCGGATCGGCTTCACCTGCCGGAGTGCGAGCGCACCCGCGACCTCATCTCAAGCCTCAGCACCGACGTCGCCGCGCTGATCGACCACAGCGCCTTCCAGGCCAGCCAGCTGACCTTCCTGCTCGACGCGAGCCTGGGGCTCATCAGCATCGAGCAGAATGCGGCGATGAAGCTGTTCAGCTGGGTGGCGATCGTGTTCCTGCCGCCGACGCTGGTCGCGGGCATCTTCGGAATGAACTTCCACTACATGCCCGAGCTGGACGAGGTGTGGGGTTATCCCGCCTCGCTGGCGCTGATGCTGGTGAGCGCGGTGCTGCCGCTGTGGATCCTGAAGCGGAAGGGCTGGATCTAG
- the hppD gene encoding 4-hydroxyphenylpyruvate dioxygenase, with the protein MASTATLEKGPLGFDNPMGTDGFEFVEYAAPDPQLLRDLFAKLGFPAIARHKSQDITLHRQGDINFLINAHDESHAADFSAEHGPSAVAMAFRVKDAAAAHARALELGATDVTAKGLGWPAIEGIGGSLLYLVDRYGDHGDAYADSFDYLPGYEEAMQASASCLTYLDHLTHNVQRGRMVVWADFYEKLFNFREIRYFDIEGKVTGLFSKAMTSPCGKIRIPLNESQDDKSQIEEFLREYKGEGIQHIALGTTDIYKSVDILSSRGIPFQDTIDTYYDLLDERVKGHGEPLDELKKRKILVDGAPTEGQGLLLQIFTQNVIGPIFYELIQRKGNEGFGEGNFKALFESIELDQIRRGVISAD; encoded by the coding sequence ATGGCCAGTACCGCCACCCTCGAAAAGGGCCCGCTCGGTTTCGACAATCCGATGGGCACCGACGGCTTCGAGTTCGTCGAATATGCCGCGCCCGATCCCCAGCTGCTGCGCGACCTGTTCGCCAAGCTCGGCTTCCCGGCCATCGCCCGCCACAAGAGCCAGGACATCACCCTCCACCGCCAGGGCGACATCAACTTCCTGATCAACGCGCATGACGAGAGCCACGCCGCCGACTTCTCGGCCGAGCACGGCCCGTCGGCCGTCGCCATGGCCTTCCGGGTCAAGGACGCCGCTGCCGCCCATGCCCGCGCGCTCGAACTCGGCGCCACCGACGTCACCGCCAAGGGCCTCGGCTGGCCCGCGATCGAGGGCATCGGCGGCTCTTTGCTCTATCTCGTCGACCGCTATGGCGACCATGGCGATGCCTATGCCGACAGCTTCGACTATCTGCCGGGCTATGAGGAAGCGATGCAGGCCTCGGCCAGCTGCCTCACCTATCTCGACCACCTCACCCACAACGTCCAGCGCGGCCGGATGGTGGTCTGGGCCGACTTCTACGAGAAGCTCTTCAACTTCCGCGAGATCCGCTACTTCGACATCGAGGGCAAGGTCACCGGCCTCTTCTCCAAGGCGATGACCAGCCCCTGCGGCAAGATCCGCATCCCCCTGAACGAGAGCCAGGACGACAAGAGCCAGATCGAGGAGTTCCTCCGCGAGTATAAGGGCGAGGGCATCCAGCACATCGCGCTCGGCACCACCGACATCTACAAGAGCGTCGACATCCTCTCCTCGCGCGGCATCCCCTTCCAGGACACGATCGACACCTATTACGACCTGCTCGACGAGCGGGTGAAGGGCCATGGCGAGCCCCTCGACGAACTGAAGAAGCGCAAGATCCTCGTCGACGGCGCCCCGACCGAAGGCCAGGGCCTGCTGCTCCAGATCTTCACCCAGAACGTCATCGGCCCGATCTTCTACGAGCTCATCCAGCGCAAGGGGAACGAGGGCTTCGGCGAGGGCAACTTCAAGGCGCTGTTCGAGTCGATCGAACTGGACCAGATCCGGCGAGGCGTGATCAGCGCGGACTAA
- a CDS encoding 4a-hydroxytetrahydrobiopterin dehydratase: MEWKEQDGALVKSFRFADFSAAFGFLTRVALHAEKVDHHPEFTSVWNRVDFRLTSHDAGGVTDRDHALAAAIDGLA; encoded by the coding sequence GTGGAGTGGAAGGAACAGGACGGCGCCCTGGTGAAGAGCTTCCGCTTCGCCGACTTCAGCGCGGCATTCGGCTTTCTCACGCGGGTCGCGCTGCATGCCGAGAAGGTGGATCACCATCCCGAGTTCACCAGCGTGTGGAACCGGGTCGATTTCCGCCTGACCAGCCATGACGCCGGCGGGGTGACCGACCGCGACCATGCACTGGCCGCGGCGATCGACGGCCTGGCCTAG